A genomic window from Pirellulales bacterium includes:
- a CDS encoding toxin-antitoxin system YwqK family antitoxin, whose protein sequence is MIAPLLLSLVVMTAPAGAQTPTAAKPQVVEEKFASGAIKAKRQIKKNARGEEIEHGVVETYYEKGPIASRYIYHDGMRDGPWTEWYESGQKKGEGTYKKGNKEGAEVLYHANGQKKQETTFRGDTKHGKLTAWHAGGQKSIEQIFDQGDQHGTVRRWYNDGAPQEVSEFVHGTKSGHSVLYYRNKHKSLEVDYKDGAKEGHYAEWYSDGRPKTDRTYKDGALDGDFAEWHPDGSEKAKGHYIDGARDGEWKEWWGDDDKHAPKVDATYEKGDLTGLYRNWYRNGQLKVMETYNVGSKDGLSTEWFENGNRKAEGVFEDDAPNGRIMGWYESGAPKVVVGYRKGRRHGELYEWAESGEVQEATSFNNGVPVK, encoded by the coding sequence ATGATCGCTCCCTTACTTCTCAGCCTGGTGGTCATGACGGCGCCGGCCGGCGCTCAGACGCCGACCGCGGCAAAGCCGCAAGTGGTCGAGGAGAAGTTCGCTTCGGGCGCAATCAAAGCAAAGCGGCAGATAAAGAAGAACGCCCGCGGCGAAGAAATCGAGCACGGTGTGGTCGAAACTTATTACGAGAAGGGACCGATCGCCAGCCGATACATTTACCACGACGGAATGCGAGACGGACCCTGGACCGAGTGGTACGAGTCCGGTCAGAAAAAAGGGGAAGGGACCTACAAGAAGGGGAACAAGGAAGGGGCCGAGGTCCTCTATCACGCCAATGGCCAAAAGAAACAGGAAACGACGTTTCGCGGAGATACCAAGCACGGAAAGCTCACTGCCTGGCACGCTGGTGGCCAAAAATCCATCGAACAGATCTTCGACCAGGGAGATCAACACGGCACCGTCCGCCGCTGGTACAACGACGGCGCCCCGCAAGAGGTTTCCGAGTTCGTTCATGGCACCAAGAGCGGCCATTCGGTGCTCTACTATCGCAACAAGCACAAATCGCTCGAAGTCGATTACAAGGACGGCGCCAAGGAGGGGCATTACGCCGAATGGTATTCCGACGGCCGACCCAAGACCGATCGCACCTACAAAGACGGCGCACTCGACGGCGATTTTGCCGAATGGCATCCCGATGGCAGCGAAAAAGCCAAAGGCCATTACATCGACGGGGCCCGCGATGGCGAGTGGAAAGAATGGTGGGGCGACGACGACAAGCATGCCCCCAAGGTGGATGCCACTTACGAGAAAGGGGATCTGACGGGGCTGTATCGCAATTGGTATCGCAACGGCCAATTGAAGGTCATGGAAACGTACAATGTCGGCAGCAAGGATGGCCTGTCGACCGAATGGTTCGAAAACGGCAATCGGAAGGCCGAGGGAGTTTTCGAAGACGACGCCCCCAACGGCCGTATCATGGGCTGGTATGAATCAGGGGCACCTAAGGTCGTGGTCGGCTATCGCAAGGGACGCAGGCACGGCGAATTGTACGAATGGGCCGAATCAGGCGAAGTGCAGGAGGCGACATCGTTCAACAACGGTGTCCCCGTCAAGTGA
- the rfbD gene encoding dTDP-4-dehydrorhamnose reductase, with translation MTSKPDNPPRILLVGATGQVGRELLRTLAPVGPVFATARSPGAFAGTAQRLILDVTDLDAVRRTVREVRPAIIVNAAAYTAVDRAESEPDLAMLVNGIMPGMLAEEARAAGTALVHYSTDYVFDGGGTRPWREDDVTNPLNAYGRTKLAGEEAIRAAGVAHVILRISWIYAAHGHNFVRTMLKLASERTELRVVADQVGGPTPAAAVATTTAEILRLAGDSPAEFLREHGGTFHLPVAGETSWHGFAEEIFRLAGAAGLSLRVERVLPITTAEYPTPARRPLNSRLDGWRVRERFGLALPDWRAALAAEFPKIVQGLQ, from the coding sequence TTGACGTCGAAGCCCGATAATCCGCCGCGCATCCTGCTCGTCGGCGCTACGGGGCAGGTGGGGCGTGAATTGCTGCGGACGCTCGCCCCGGTCGGTCCGGTGTTCGCCACGGCCCGTTCGCCCGGTGCGTTCGCAGGCACGGCGCAACGGCTGATCCTTGACGTTACGGATTTGGACGCCGTGCGCCGTACGGTTCGCGAGGTGCGTCCGGCCATCATCGTCAACGCGGCAGCGTATACGGCAGTCGATCGGGCGGAGTCCGAGCCTGACCTGGCCATGCTCGTCAACGGCATCATGCCCGGCATGCTGGCCGAAGAGGCGCGAGCGGCCGGCACGGCGCTTGTGCATTATTCGACCGATTACGTGTTCGATGGCGGCGGCACGCGCCCCTGGCGCGAAGACGACGTCACAAATCCGTTGAATGCCTACGGCCGGACGAAACTGGCTGGCGAGGAAGCGATTCGTGCCGCCGGCGTAGCTCATGTCATTCTGCGCATCTCCTGGATTTATGCCGCGCACGGGCACAACTTTGTCCGCACCATGCTCAAGCTGGCGTCCGAGCGGACCGAGCTTCGCGTGGTCGCAGACCAGGTCGGGGGGCCGACTCCCGCCGCGGCCGTGGCCACTACCACCGCCGAGATCCTGCGCCTGGCCGGGGACTCGCCCGCTGAATTCCTGCGCGAGCATGGCGGGACGTTCCATCTGCCCGTCGCGGGCGAAACGAGCTGGCATGGTTTCGCCGAGGAAATCTTTCGCTTGGCCGGCGCGGCGGGGCTTTCCCTGCGTGTCGAGCGGGTGCTGCCGATCACGACCGCCGAATACCCGACTCCGGCACGGCGCCCACTGAACTCGCGCCTCGACGGCTGGCGGGTGCGCGAGCGATTTGGCCTTGCGCTCCCTGATTGGCGGGCTGCGCTCGCTGCGGAGTTTCCTAAGATTGTGCAGGGGTTGCAGTAG
- the purE gene encoding 5-(carboxyamino)imidazole ribonucleotide mutase, with protein sequence MSAVDKPLVAIVMGSKSDWELMKHAGDTLAKFDVPHECRVLSAHRTPDQLREYMADAEKRGVEVWIAAAGGAAHLAGVVAAHTVKPVLGVPIPSTTLNGLDSLLAIVQMPAGIPVGTLAIGKPGVVNAALLAVSILATNRPPLTAKLHDYRAEQAKKVLSETLP encoded by the coding sequence ATGAGCGCCGTAGACAAGCCGCTAGTGGCCATCGTGATGGGGAGCAAGTCGGACTGGGAGTTGATGAAACACGCCGGCGATACGCTGGCCAAGTTCGACGTGCCGCACGAGTGCCGCGTGTTGTCGGCGCATCGCACGCCGGACCAGTTGCGCGAGTATATGGCCGACGCCGAAAAGCGCGGCGTGGAAGTGTGGATCGCCGCCGCCGGCGGAGCCGCCCACTTGGCGGGAGTCGTGGCGGCACACACGGTGAAGCCTGTCCTCGGGGTGCCGATTCCCAGCACGACGCTCAACGGGCTCGATTCGTTGCTCGCGATCGTGCAGATGCCGGCCGGCATCCCCGTTGGCACCCTGGCGATCGGCAAGCCTGGCGTCGTCAACGCGGCATTATTGGCCGTCAGCATCCTGGCAACCAACCGCCCGCCGCTGACCGCAAAGCTGCACGACTATCGCGCCGAACAGGCAAAGAAAGTCCTCAGCGAGACGCTGCCGTAA
- a CDS encoding class II aldolase/adducin family protein, translated as MINSDPSSIVRSTVASDSAEKEWVLEIANSQEARHERVKLAAAYRIIARHGLDDGLAGHISLRVPGAPDYFWVNPFGKMFSEVTAENLVLVNSKGEIIDGWPMINQAGFCIHAAIHHARPDVNCACHTHPPAGSAYSALGILLDPLEQTGCSFFEDHAIYSEYTGIVLDEQQTVDITSALGTKRALILANHGLLTTGSSVEQAVLDMIDMERTCAVNLRAMATGRPLQIVPPEVARQSRSVLTQPMRYPFQWEAVVRQLDRHETDYNPWRAK; from the coding sequence ATGATCAATTCCGACCCCTCGTCGATCGTTCGCAGTACCGTTGCCAGCGACTCGGCTGAGAAGGAATGGGTCCTGGAGATCGCCAATTCGCAGGAAGCGCGACACGAACGCGTGAAACTTGCCGCGGCTTATCGGATTATCGCCCGGCATGGTCTGGACGATGGACTAGCTGGCCACATCAGCCTGCGTGTGCCCGGTGCGCCCGATTATTTCTGGGTCAATCCGTTCGGCAAGATGTTCAGCGAGGTGACGGCCGAGAACCTGGTGCTGGTGAACTCGAAGGGGGAGATCATCGACGGCTGGCCGATGATCAATCAGGCCGGCTTCTGCATTCACGCCGCGATTCATCATGCCAGGCCTGACGTTAACTGCGCCTGCCACACGCATCCGCCGGCCGGCTCGGCCTATAGCGCGCTGGGCATCCTGCTCGATCCGCTCGAGCAGACGGGCTGCTCGTTTTTTGAAGACCACGCCATCTACAGCGAATACACCGGCATCGTGCTCGACGAGCAGCAAACAGTCGACATAACGTCGGCGCTCGGAACGAAACGGGCGCTGATCCTGGCCAATCACGGCTTGCTTACCACAGGTTCGTCGGTCGAGCAAGCAGTCCTCGACATGATCGATATGGAGCGGACCTGCGCGGTCAATTTACGCGCGATGGCCACGGGGCGGCCTTTGCAAATCGTGCCGCCGGAAGTGGCCCGACAAAGCCGCTCGGTGCTGACGCAGCCGATGCGGTATCCGTTCCAATGGGAAGCGGTCGTCCGGCAACTCGACCGCCACGAGACCGATTACAACCCATGGCGCGCGAAATAA